From a single Fuerstiella sp. genomic region:
- the gspG gene encoding type II secretion system major pseudopilin GspG, whose amino-acid sequence MNKSHRPAVMCCLTDNSRRGRQLSGISRPLRGFTLLEILLVLAILGAIASVIVPDLLSRQNKANRDTAMLTLQSAEQALKMYLIDHQGRWPDSKSGLDVLVEEPPNDPRWFGPYLTAEPVDPWGQKLLVRASRRKEGQFTFYSVGPDGREGTDDDVVIPDTYSQSNS is encoded by the coding sequence ATGAACAAATCACACCGACCTGCTGTCATGTGTTGCCTGACAGACAACTCACGCCGGGGCCGTCAACTTTCAGGAATCAGCCGGCCTCTTCGAGGCTTCACCCTGCTTGAGATCCTGCTGGTCCTGGCAATCCTTGGTGCCATTGCTTCTGTGATCGTTCCGGATTTGCTCAGCCGACAGAACAAAGCCAACCGGGACACCGCAATGCTGACACTCCAGTCCGCGGAACAGGCACTAAAAATGTACCTGATTGACCATCAGGGACGGTGGCCTGATTCCAAGTCGGGACTTGACGTACTGGTTGAAGAACCACCGAATGACCCACGATGGTTCGGTCCATACCTCACCGCTGAGCCGGTTGATCCGTGGGGACAGAAACTACTGGTCCGGGCGTCGAGACGAAAGGAGGGGCAGTTTACATTTTATTCTGTCGGCCCCGACGGCCGCGAAGGTACAGACGATGATGTGGTCATTCCTGACACTTACAGCCAAAGTAATTCATGA
- a CDS encoding type II secretion system F family protein, translating to MTTYIFNALDATGQRHEGTMEGVSRRIIVRQLLKKELHPTLIEETVTSDPGTKSVRQSAVSSMYGRLGELLDTGVPLAQALKLVADITTNESLQHVMRTLHRDVNDGIDLATAAARQPKVFSPVAVAVLRASMAGGFTAAALKQLEASMQKSIEMRNRLIGAMLYPAFLVVSGVVMLLALFLFFIPRFETMFASLKDADQLPVITTVMMSTHEFIEAHLMSLVTGFAALFFMVVTMLSRPACRLAGLRFLMQIPKLGEFIAIISLSRFSQLISTLLKNGVTLDKALQLCVNATNNILLRELVRDAAGRVSEGETLSSRFRNVPWVPLEFSELLVVGERTNRLSETLSDVSALYETRISNIVKSALTLVEPVLLVCIGLTVSAMVFAVVLPILRASSLV from the coding sequence ATGACAACCTACATTTTCAATGCTCTCGATGCCACAGGACAGAGGCATGAAGGAACAATGGAAGGCGTTTCTCGCAGGATTATTGTCCGTCAACTCCTTAAAAAAGAACTGCATCCCACCCTTATCGAAGAGACAGTGACGTCCGATCCCGGAACGAAATCCGTTCGCCAGTCAGCCGTGTCTTCGATGTATGGCCGACTTGGTGAATTGCTGGATACCGGAGTTCCACTGGCACAGGCGCTAAAACTGGTAGCAGACATCACCACAAACGAAAGTCTGCAGCACGTGATGCGCACACTGCACCGTGACGTCAATGATGGTATTGACCTGGCAACCGCCGCTGCACGCCAGCCCAAAGTTTTCTCCCCCGTGGCCGTTGCTGTTTTGCGTGCCAGTATGGCCGGAGGATTCACCGCAGCCGCTTTGAAACAACTTGAGGCCAGCATGCAGAAGTCAATTGAAATGCGTAATCGTCTGATCGGAGCAATGCTTTATCCGGCATTTCTGGTGGTCTCAGGCGTCGTCATGCTGCTTGCATTATTTCTGTTCTTCATTCCTCGTTTTGAAACCATGTTCGCTTCACTGAAAGATGCAGATCAACTTCCGGTTATTACGACCGTGATGATGTCAACACACGAATTCATCGAAGCTCACCTGATGTCACTCGTCACGGGTTTCGCGGCATTATTTTTTATGGTGGTGACCATGCTGAGCAGACCGGCGTGCCGTTTGGCGGGACTCCGGTTCCTGATGCAAATCCCGAAGCTCGGTGAATTCATTGCGATTATTTCACTTTCACGGTTTTCACAACTTATTTCGACACTCCTGAAAAACGGAGTTACCTTAGACAAGGCACTGCAACTCTGCGTCAACGCCACTAACAATATTCTGCTGAGAGAATTAGTCCGAGATGCAGCCGGTCGGGTGTCTGAGGGAGAAACTTTGAGTTCACGGTTCCGTAATGTCCCCTGGGTTCCTCTCGAATTCAGTGAACTTCTGGTCGTAGGTGAACGAACTAACAGACTTTCAGAAACACTGAGTGATGTGTCGGCACTTTATGAAACACGAATCTCCAACATAGTGAAGTCCGCATTAACGCTTGTTGAACCCGTACTGCTGGTGTGCATCGGACTCACCGTTTCAGCGATGGTATTTGCTGTGGTGCTGCCGATTCTTCGGGCTTCCAGTCTCGTGTGA
- a CDS encoding prepilin-type N-terminal cleavage/methylation domain-containing protein: MNKTQKPGSYSILSRSQYLKKPAVKRTGFTFVELMISLSLLAVFAMIINQMLMNVGRISWDSNHELLAFRTTSVVTDHLRTRMNTTFSCVGLQTVLSRLDTASSDSPSVPDNETAGLSENTRNPRQNTVLTSQQNVTNGPDTGQPVICALIGTKKQLFLSDQIRDGVATRGTFYGGPKQQLTRLLGKAGIIVLHAEQQIDCFATMSAESPVSAGDIRGEQVIMLSDFPISIDFRYQTEGMWVSEFNSLVSDRLPSAVEITVRMWPNTPKEYESVSVYSPRTFFDCETATTRQQQQRSSGFGSR, from the coding sequence ATGAACAAAACACAGAAACCGGGCAGCTACTCAATCCTGTCTCGTTCACAATACCTGAAGAAACCAGCAGTCAAACGAACCGGGTTTACGTTTGTTGAGTTGATGATCAGCCTGAGTCTGCTTGCGGTATTCGCTATGATCATCAATCAGATGCTGATGAATGTTGGAAGGATCTCGTGGGACAGTAATCATGAACTTCTGGCCTTCAGAACAACATCAGTCGTCACAGATCACCTCCGTACCAGAATGAATACCACGTTCTCCTGTGTTGGGCTGCAGACAGTCCTCAGCCGTTTGGACACCGCTTCTTCGGACAGTCCGTCTGTGCCTGACAACGAAACAGCCGGTCTGTCAGAAAACACCCGTAACCCTCGCCAAAACACCGTACTTACATCCCAGCAAAACGTTACGAACGGTCCTGACACCGGCCAACCCGTGATCTGTGCCCTGATCGGTACAAAAAAACAACTGTTTCTGTCGGATCAGATTCGTGACGGTGTGGCCACCCGGGGAACCTTTTACGGTGGTCCAAAACAGCAACTGACCCGTTTGCTGGGCAAAGCGGGAATCATTGTGCTGCACGCCGAGCAGCAAATTGATTGTTTCGCCACGATGTCAGCCGAATCACCGGTATCAGCCGGAGACATCCGCGGCGAACAGGTCATCATGCTGAGCGATTTTCCAATCAGCATAGATTTCCGATATCAGACCGAAGGAATGTGGGTATCAGAGTTCAATTCACTCGTCAGCGATCGTCTGCCTTCTGCGGTTGAGATCACAGTTCGTATGTGGCCAAATACGCCAAAGGAATATGAGAGCGTGAGTGTTTACAGCCCGCGGACTTTTTTTGACTGTGAAACGGCCACTACCCGGCAACAGCAACAACGGTCTTCAGGTTTCGGAAGTCGTTAA
- a CDS encoding prepilin-type N-terminal cleavage/methylation domain-containing protein, whose product MTQRTLTHQQQTRAGFTFLELMVVLTLLTGVIGVATPAMIQWMNARSIRNTAESVAGTLLQTSSDAMWTGLPHAFEYSPELNSYRSVTVNEKPQSSPTGQPLDENRNWKSLPDSLSLSRMNRQDNSPPYFKIIFDVNGHSDCLGLNIIGPGIHQGIHIDPVSGLPSLTTE is encoded by the coding sequence GTGACACAGCGCACACTCACTCATCAGCAGCAAACCCGCGCTGGGTTTACTTTTCTGGAACTGATGGTTGTATTGACTCTGCTGACCGGAGTCATCGGTGTTGCCACCCCTGCGATGATCCAGTGGATGAATGCCAGAAGTATCCGCAACACTGCGGAATCTGTTGCCGGAACGCTGCTGCAAACCTCTTCTGATGCCATGTGGACCGGATTACCGCATGCCTTTGAATATTCGCCGGAACTCAATTCCTATCGGTCAGTGACCGTTAATGAAAAACCACAATCTTCCCCGACCGGACAGCCCCTGGATGAAAACCGTAACTGGAAATCTTTACCGGACTCGCTGAGTCTGAGCCGCATGAATCGTCAGGACAACTCACCTCCGTATTTCAAAATCATCTTTGATGTCAACGGGCACAGTGACTGTTTGGGCCTGAATATTATTGGCCCCGGCATACATCAGGGGATTCACATTGATCCCGTATCCGGACTTCCGTCTCTGACCACAGAATAA